A section of the Kribbella sp. HUAS MG21 genome encodes:
- a CDS encoding bifunctional DNA primase/polymerase, giving the protein MIPNLPNLSVALDAARRGWPVFPLVPGAKVPAIEAWETAATTDEARLTRWWNWPGHARHGVAIACGPAGLVVIDLDQPKPGQTAPEAWQRPGITDGCDVFADLCADAGQPFPSDTYTVQTGRGGFHLYFTAPALDAGVQLRNTGGTRGRGLGWLVDTRAGGGYVVAAGSVVAGNRYTLVHDVAPAPLPSWLKHRLTAPTVVPSPARPAQVHTGRRSAYLDRAVTDECRHVVTADAGEHNSALFMAAQNLGRLVAGGALTEAEVYAALLDAEHRLAATCPEPHSETQAHKTITSGLRAGAKRPRKVAA; this is encoded by the coding sequence GTGATCCCGAACCTGCCCAACCTGTCCGTCGCGCTCGACGCGGCCCGGCGCGGCTGGCCGGTGTTCCCCCTCGTTCCGGGCGCGAAGGTGCCCGCGATCGAGGCGTGGGAGACCGCCGCGACCACCGACGAGGCCCGGTTGACCCGGTGGTGGAACTGGCCGGGCCACGCCCGCCACGGCGTCGCGATCGCCTGCGGACCCGCTGGCCTGGTCGTGATCGACCTGGACCAGCCCAAGCCCGGCCAGACCGCGCCCGAGGCGTGGCAGCGGCCCGGGATCACCGATGGGTGCGACGTGTTCGCCGACCTGTGCGCCGACGCCGGGCAGCCTTTCCCGTCCGACACCTACACCGTCCAGACCGGGCGCGGCGGGTTTCACCTGTACTTCACCGCCCCCGCCCTGGACGCGGGTGTGCAGTTGCGCAATACCGGCGGCACCCGAGGCCGCGGCCTGGGGTGGCTGGTCGATACCCGCGCCGGCGGCGGGTACGTCGTGGCCGCCGGATCGGTTGTCGCGGGCAACCGTTACACCCTGGTCCACGACGTGGCCCCGGCGCCGCTGCCCAGCTGGCTCAAACATCGCCTCACCGCCCCGACCGTCGTACCCAGTCCGGCGCGGCCGGCGCAGGTGCACACCGGGCGACGGTCGGCCTACTTGGACCGGGCCGTCACCGACGAGTGCCGCCACGTCGTCACCGCCGACGCGGGCGAGCACAACAGTGCCCTGTTCATGGCCGCGCAGAACCTGGGCCGCCTGGTCGCCGGGGGCGCGCTCACCGAAGCCGAGGTGTACGCCGCCCTGCTGGACGCCGAACACCGGCTGGCCGCGACCTGTCCCGAACCGCACAGCGAAACCCAAGCCCACAAGACGATCACGTCCGGCCTGCGCGCCGGTGCGAAGCGACCCCGGAAGGTAGCCGCCTGA
- a CDS encoding metallopeptidase family protein → MSRADFEVLVAQALDEVPEELAALIDNVAVFVEDEPPAGDPELLGIYEGIPLTERGHYYGGVLPDRITIYRNPTLRICETVDDVVDEVNITVVHEIAHHFGIDDARLHELGYG, encoded by the coding sequence ATGAGCCGGGCGGACTTCGAGGTGCTGGTCGCGCAGGCGCTGGACGAGGTACCGGAGGAGCTGGCGGCGCTGATCGACAACGTCGCCGTGTTCGTCGAGGACGAGCCGCCGGCGGGCGATCCGGAGCTGCTCGGGATCTACGAGGGCATCCCGCTGACCGAGCGCGGGCACTACTACGGCGGCGTACTCCCGGACCGGATCACGATCTATCGCAATCCGACGCTGCGGATCTGCGAGACCGTCGACGACGTCGTCGATGAGGTGAACATCACGGTCGTGCACGAGATCGCCCACCACTTCGGCATCGACGACGCCCGCCTGCACGAACTCGGCTACGGCTGA
- a CDS encoding DNA cytosine methyltransferase: MSFAMSWTDLFCGAGGSSTGAIQVPGVTVRMAANHWRLAVETHNTNHPNTDHECADLSQVDPRRYPRTDGAWFSPECTNHSQAKGRKRNIDATPDLFGETLPDEAAERSRATMWDVLRFTEHHRYPVVIVENVVDAAKWVLWPSWRAGFDALGYCLHIVYLNSMHAQAGGLPAPQSRDRMYVVAHLKKTRCPDLNRWTRPLAYCPGCDQLVRAMQAWKKPDKAWGRYRAQYVWRCPNVACRNQVVEPGWLPAASAIDWSLTGERIGDKARPLAAKTMARIAAALDRQARLGAPLVVPMEGRDGKQAMPVTAVLRTQTTRNENALLVPAGGTWNDTGTPVTEVMRTRTATESEALVTPMVIPLRANNTAKGVGQVFDTFAAAGNHHGLLMPYYGNATARTTDDPHGTFTTRDRYALVMRNNTARGDGAEMSTPVGEPLRTLTTAGHQSLLEYATPAVEDCLFRMLEPHEIAAGMAFTPGYVVLGNKRERVRQLGNAVTPPAARDLIAATAEALGYDTSDLDAGSAVAA; the protein is encoded by the coding sequence ATGAGTTTCGCGATGAGTTGGACCGACCTGTTCTGCGGGGCCGGGGGATCGAGCACCGGCGCGATCCAGGTTCCCGGCGTGACCGTGCGGATGGCCGCGAACCACTGGCGGCTGGCCGTCGAGACGCACAACACCAACCACCCGAACACCGACCACGAGTGTGCCGACCTGTCGCAGGTCGATCCGCGCCGCTACCCGCGCACCGATGGCGCCTGGTTCTCCCCGGAGTGCACGAACCACTCCCAGGCCAAGGGCCGCAAACGCAACATCGACGCCACCCCGGACCTGTTCGGCGAGACCCTGCCCGACGAGGCCGCCGAACGGTCAAGGGCGACGATGTGGGACGTGCTGCGGTTCACCGAGCACCACCGCTACCCCGTGGTGATCGTGGAGAACGTCGTAGACGCGGCCAAGTGGGTGCTGTGGCCGTCGTGGCGGGCCGGGTTCGACGCACTCGGCTACTGCCTGCACATCGTCTACCTCAACAGCATGCACGCCCAGGCCGGCGGGCTGCCCGCCCCGCAGTCCAGGGACCGGATGTACGTCGTGGCGCACCTGAAGAAGACCCGCTGCCCGGACCTGAACCGGTGGACCCGGCCGCTGGCGTACTGCCCGGGCTGCGACCAGCTGGTGCGGGCGATGCAGGCGTGGAAGAAGCCCGACAAGGCGTGGGGCCGCTACCGCGCGCAGTACGTGTGGCGCTGCCCGAATGTGGCCTGCCGCAACCAGGTCGTGGAGCCGGGCTGGTTGCCTGCCGCGTCCGCGATCGACTGGTCCCTGACCGGTGAGCGGATCGGCGACAAGGCCCGCCCGCTGGCCGCTAAGACCATGGCCCGGATCGCCGCCGCGCTCGACCGGCAGGCGCGGCTCGGTGCGCCGCTGGTGGTGCCGATGGAGGGCCGCGACGGCAAGCAGGCCATGCCCGTCACCGCCGTACTGCGGACTCAGACCACCCGCAACGAAAACGCGCTGCTGGTGCCCGCCGGCGGCACCTGGAACGACACCGGCACCCCGGTCACCGAGGTGATGCGGACCCGGACCGCGACCGAGTCCGAAGCCCTCGTGACCCCGATGGTGATCCCGCTGCGCGCCAACAACACCGCCAAGGGTGTCGGCCAGGTGTTCGACACGTTCGCCGCCGCAGGCAACCACCACGGCCTGCTGATGCCCTACTACGGCAACGCCACCGCCCGGACCACCGACGACCCGCACGGCACCTTCACCACCCGCGACCGCTACGCCCTGGTGATGCGCAACAACACCGCCCGGGGCGATGGTGCCGAGATGTCCACCCCGGTCGGCGAACCGCTACGGACCCTCACCACCGCCGGGCACCAGTCCCTGCTCGAGTACGCAACCCCGGCCGTCGAGGACTGCCTGTTCCGGATGCTGGAACCGCACGAGATCGCCGCCGGGATGGCGTTCACCCCCGGCTACGTCGTGCTCGGCAACAAGCGCGAACGAGTCCGCCAGCTCGGCAACGCCGTCACCCCACCCGCCGCCCGCGACCTGATCGCCGCCACCGCCGAAGCACTCGGCTACGACACCAGCGACCTCGACGCCGGATCGGCGGTGGCCGCGTGA
- a CDS encoding tyrosine-type recombinase/integrase, giving the protein MTTTPRRKRTRRSNGQGSVYQRTEDNLWVGAAYVLMPDGTRRRKVVTGKTEAVVTTKLRNLQARSDQGIPAEATNWTLEAFLHHWLEYVVKPSRKPKTHQGYEVVARVHIIPVLGRKKLHKLNGADVRMFMQRVANTCLCCLHGYDKRRGAKAKCCAVGRCCHKTPSDRLVEQIHSVLRNALQAAVREELVQRNVAKLVQVRGATYEVNRGLNADQARKLRVAAENNRLKALYTLALYLGLRRGELLGLRWEDVDLDNEFLEIRQTLQRVDGELRAVTPKTRRSRRTVPLIARCVADLREHQERQNRERKSAGAVWKDTGYVFTTEIGTPIEPDNLRRSWYPLRTAAGLDGVRLHDLRHSCVTLLLGLKVPPHIVQAIVGHANLDVTMTIYAHTSLDDKREALRKLQEHLA; this is encoded by the coding sequence GTGACCACCACCCCGCGCAGGAAGCGCACCCGCAGATCGAACGGACAAGGCTCCGTCTACCAGCGTACCGAGGACAACCTGTGGGTCGGTGCCGCCTACGTACTGATGCCGGACGGCACCCGCCGGCGCAAGGTCGTCACCGGCAAGACCGAAGCCGTGGTCACCACGAAGCTGCGCAACCTCCAGGCCAGGTCCGACCAGGGCATTCCGGCCGAAGCCACCAACTGGACGCTGGAGGCGTTCCTGCACCACTGGCTGGAATACGTCGTAAAGCCGTCGCGCAAGCCAAAAACCCACCAGGGCTACGAAGTTGTGGCGCGGGTCCACATCATCCCGGTGCTGGGCCGCAAGAAGCTGCACAAGCTCAACGGCGCCGACGTGCGAATGTTCATGCAGCGCGTCGCAAACACCTGCCTGTGCTGCCTGCACGGCTACGACAAGCGCCGGGGCGCGAAGGCCAAGTGCTGCGCGGTCGGCCGGTGCTGCCACAAGACCCCATCAGACCGTCTGGTCGAGCAAATCCACTCCGTACTGCGGAACGCACTGCAAGCCGCGGTGCGCGAGGAACTCGTCCAGCGCAACGTCGCCAAGCTCGTCCAGGTGCGCGGCGCGACCTACGAGGTGAACCGGGGACTCAACGCCGACCAGGCCCGCAAACTCCGCGTCGCAGCAGAGAACAACCGGCTGAAAGCCCTCTACACCCTCGCGCTCTACCTGGGCTTGCGACGAGGTGAACTGCTCGGGCTGCGATGGGAAGACGTTGATCTGGACAACGAGTTTCTGGAGATCCGGCAGACCCTCCAGCGGGTGGACGGTGAACTCCGGGCCGTCACTCCGAAGACCCGCCGATCCCGGCGAACCGTCCCGCTGATCGCCCGCTGCGTTGCCGATCTGCGCGAGCACCAAGAGCGGCAGAACCGCGAACGCAAGTCGGCGGGCGCGGTCTGGAAGGACACCGGCTACGTCTTCACCACTGAGATCGGTACGCCGATCGAGCCGGACAACCTGCGACGCAGCTGGTACCCGCTGAGGACCGCCGCCGGCCTGGACGGCGTACGGCTGCACGACCTGAGGCACAGCTGCGTGACGCTGCTGCTCGGACTCAAGGTGCCGCCGCACATCGTGCAGGCGATCGTGGGTCACGCCAACCTGGACGTGACGATGACGATCTACGCGCACACGTCGCTGGACGACAAGCGCGAGGCGCTGCGGAAGCTGCAGGAGCACCTGGCGTAA
- a CDS encoding DNA adenine methylase, which yields MTTTAPPFAYYGGKTTKAAQLVNLLPIHSHYVEPFAGSLAVLLAKPPVRFETVNDLDGALMTFWRVLRDRGEELARACYLTPHSRAEHLAAYHLTDDLDDLETARRVWVQLTQGRGGTRRRTGWRHFQNPAGRSPVSMPDYLAAYVERMTPALDRLRKVSLESRPALDVIADYGRHPGVCIYADPPYLGTTRSSRQYAVEMSGEDEHRDLADALRGCRAAVVLSGYPSALYDDLYDGWHRLDLAAFTGQANRHGIRTEALWSNRPLGAQPSLWEESA from the coding sequence GTGACGACCACCGCGCCGCCGTTCGCCTACTACGGCGGGAAGACGACCAAGGCGGCCCAATTGGTGAACCTCTTGCCGATCCACTCGCACTACGTCGAACCGTTCGCCGGGTCGCTGGCCGTGCTGCTGGCGAAACCGCCGGTGCGGTTCGAGACCGTGAACGACCTCGACGGGGCGCTGATGACGTTCTGGCGGGTGCTACGCGACCGGGGCGAGGAACTGGCCCGGGCCTGCTACCTCACCCCGCACAGCCGCGCCGAGCACCTGGCCGCCTACCACCTGACCGATGACCTGGATGACTTGGAGACCGCGCGGCGGGTGTGGGTGCAACTCACCCAAGGCCGGGGCGGCACCCGGCGCCGAACCGGGTGGCGGCACTTCCAGAACCCGGCCGGGCGCTCACCGGTCTCGATGCCGGACTACCTGGCCGCCTACGTCGAACGGATGACGCCGGCGCTCGACCGGCTCCGCAAAGTCAGCCTGGAATCGCGGCCCGCGCTCGACGTGATCGCCGACTACGGACGCCACCCCGGCGTGTGCATCTACGCCGACCCGCCCTACCTCGGAACCACCCGGTCATCGCGGCAGTACGCCGTCGAGATGAGCGGCGAGGACGAGCACCGAGACCTGGCCGACGCACTGCGCGGATGCCGAGCCGCGGTCGTGCTGTCCGGCTACCCCAGTGCCCTCTACGACGACCTGTACGACGGCTGGCACCGCCTCGACCTGGCCGCGTTCACCGGCCAAGCCAACCGCCACGGCATCCGCACCGAGGCCCTGTGGTCCAACCGGCCGCTCGGCGCCCAACCATCCCTGTGGGAGGAATCGGCGTGA
- a CDS encoding AAA family ATPase, translating into MTANPLDPGTYSGGHHGDQLGSNVRPLHPFADAWTADRLVHHDFPEPNWAITGLVPEGLSVLAGAPKVGKSWLALGWAVAVAGGYRALHAIDCAAGPVLYLALEDNPRRLQGRILKVLDGAPAPAGLYLPTACPNLSAGGADMIRAWLDTHPDARMVVIDVFAKVRGQAPGSNAYSDDYRAAGLAKAIADEYGIAVVLVHHTRKMAADDFLEELSGTNGIAGAADTIHVLSRSRHEADAVLKTTGRDVEEAERALKFDQPTGTWSLLDGPVLEHTVHDTSAVILRYVRGHQGASPKEISDATGLDIGNTRKTCARMENRGHLVRVADGRYAAPPDAGTGDAP; encoded by the coding sequence GTGACCGCCAACCCGCTCGACCCCGGCACCTACAGCGGCGGTCACCACGGCGACCAGCTGGGCAGCAACGTACGCCCGCTGCACCCGTTCGCCGACGCCTGGACCGCCGACCGGCTCGTGCACCACGACTTCCCCGAGCCGAATTGGGCCATCACTGGCCTGGTCCCGGAAGGACTTTCGGTGCTCGCGGGGGCGCCGAAGGTCGGCAAGTCGTGGCTCGCGCTCGGCTGGGCGGTCGCCGTGGCGGGCGGGTATCGGGCGCTGCACGCGATCGACTGCGCCGCCGGCCCGGTGCTCTACCTGGCACTGGAGGACAACCCGCGCCGTCTGCAAGGCCGCATCCTCAAGGTGCTCGACGGCGCACCCGCACCCGCCGGGCTGTACCTGCCCACCGCCTGCCCCAACCTTTCTGCCGGGGGAGCGGACATGATCCGCGCCTGGCTCGACACCCACCCCGACGCGCGCATGGTCGTCATCGACGTGTTCGCCAAGGTCCGCGGCCAGGCCCCCGGATCGAACGCCTACAGCGACGACTACCGAGCCGCCGGACTCGCCAAAGCCATCGCCGACGAATACGGCATCGCCGTCGTGCTCGTGCACCACACCCGCAAGATGGCCGCCGACGACTTCCTGGAGGAACTGTCCGGCACCAACGGCATCGCCGGTGCCGCCGACACCATCCACGTCCTGTCCCGCTCGCGCCATGAAGCCGACGCCGTACTCAAGACCACCGGCCGCGACGTGGAAGAAGCCGAACGGGCCCTGAAGTTCGACCAGCCCACCGGCACCTGGTCACTGCTCGACGGACCGGTTCTCGAACACACCGTGCACGACACCAGCGCGGTGATCCTGCGCTACGTCCGAGGCCACCAAGGCGCCAGCCCGAAGGAGATCTCCGACGCCACCGGCCTCGACATCGGCAACACCCGCAAGACCTGCGCCCGGATGGAGAACCGCGGTCACCTCGTCCGGGTCGCAGACGGCCGGTACGCCGCACCACCAGACGCCGGGACAGGTGACGCGCCGTGA
- a CDS encoding helix-turn-helix domain-containing protein, with amino-acid sequence MTDQPPTEIERLLITTDEAAQRLNIHRSTLYDLIRTNKLKTVKIGARRLVRVSALEEAITLLEEGTAA; translated from the coding sequence ATGACCGACCAGCCCCCGACCGAGATCGAGCGCCTGCTGATCACCACCGACGAAGCCGCACAGCGGCTCAACATCCACCGATCCACGCTCTACGACCTGATCCGCACCAACAAGCTGAAGACCGTCAAGATCGGCGCCCGCCGACTCGTGCGCGTCTCGGCACTCGAAGAAGCCATCACCCTGCTCGAAGAGGGGACCGCCGCGTGA